A window of Phycobacter azelaicus contains these coding sequences:
- a CDS encoding GNAT family N-acetyltransferase, with translation MSLTLSLILPKEHAVLTSVLAAYFEETATKARIDPGSRARQMLHRKDVTAFWIVRDGKRIGFALVLNLPEDRRELSEFSIFAPYRRQGYGQDAARLLLQEFPGYWRMGISSQSQSALAFWGTCLSILPGIMDLREGAPFTELQSKSYSFRIADPAS, from the coding sequence ATGAGCCTGACGCTCTCGCTCATATTGCCCAAGGAGCATGCGGTTCTGACCAGCGTACTGGCCGCCTATTTCGAGGAAACCGCCACCAAGGCCCGCATCGACCCGGGCAGCCGGGCAAGGCAGATGCTACACCGCAAGGATGTAACGGCGTTCTGGATCGTGAGGGACGGCAAGAGGATTGGTTTCGCCCTGGTGCTGAACCTGCCGGAGGATCGGCGTGAGCTGTCCGAATTTTCCATCTTCGCCCCCTATCGGCGACAGGGATATGGCCAGGACGCGGCCCGGCTCCTCTTGCAGGAATTTCCCGGTTACTGGCGCATGGGTATTTCATCGCAATCGCAGTCAGCCCTTGCGTTTTGGGGCACCTGTCTTAGCATCCTGCCTGGGATCATGGACCTGCGCGAGGGCGCGCCTTTCACTGAACTTCAAAGCAAAAGCTACTCTTTCCGGATTGCCGACCCGGCCTCCTGA
- a CDS encoding ABC transporter permease produces the protein MIRYSLKRLLSLCLSLAVASVVIFAIIEIAPGDPAEFMLGINAQPDTVAALRSELGLDQSKLQRYLTWVGGMLTGDFGTSYTYRTPVSEMIADRLWVSLPLALYALALSTLIAFPAGIYAAARRGKPGDMAVMGATQLGVAIPNFWFAMLLVLVFAINLRWFSAGGFAGWDDGLGEGLKSLTLPAIALALPQAAILARVMRSALLDILGEDFMRTARAKGLSRRQALWRHGLRNALIPVLTIIGLQFSFLLAGAIIIEQVFYLPGLGRLVFQAISSRDLIVVESVVMLLVFAVITVNFLVDLAYALVDPRLRSRT, from the coding sequence ATGATACGTTATTCTCTGAAACGCCTCTTGTCCCTGTGCCTCAGTCTTGCTGTGGCCTCGGTCGTGATTTTTGCCATCATCGAAATAGCTCCAGGAGACCCTGCCGAGTTCATGCTCGGGATCAACGCCCAGCCCGATACCGTGGCCGCGCTGCGCAGCGAGTTGGGGCTCGATCAATCGAAACTGCAAAGATACCTGACCTGGGTTGGCGGCATGCTGACCGGAGATTTCGGCACCTCCTATACTTACCGTACGCCAGTGTCCGAGATGATCGCGGACCGGCTGTGGGTGTCCCTGCCGCTGGCGCTTTATGCGCTGGCGCTGTCGACGCTGATTGCCTTTCCTGCCGGGATTTATGCGGCGGCGCGCCGGGGCAAACCCGGAGATATGGCCGTGATGGGAGCCACGCAGCTGGGCGTTGCGATCCCGAATTTCTGGTTTGCCATGCTGCTGGTTCTGGTCTTTGCCATCAACCTGCGCTGGTTCAGCGCCGGCGGCTTTGCAGGCTGGGACGACGGCCTTGGCGAAGGTCTTAAATCCCTGACCCTGCCAGCGATTGCCCTGGCCCTGCCGCAAGCCGCCATTCTGGCGCGGGTCATGCGCTCGGCGCTGCTCGATATCCTGGGTGAAGATTTCATGCGCACCGCCCGCGCCAAGGGGCTGAGCCGCAGGCAGGCCCTATGGCGGCACGGGCTCCGCAATGCGCTGATCCCAGTGCTGACCATCATAGGCCTGCAATTCTCATTCCTGCTGGCTGGCGCCATCATCATCGAGCAGGTATTCTATCTGCCCGGTCTGGGGCGGCTTGTTTTTCAGGCCATATCCTCACGTGATCTGATCGTGGTGGAATCGGTGGTGATGCTCCTGGTGTTTGCGGTGATCACGGTGAATTTCCTTGTCGATCTGGCCTATGCGCTGGTCGATCCCCGCCTGAGGAGCCGCACGTGA
- a CDS encoding aldehyde dehydrogenase family protein encodes MTEKTSARFDPSLCLIGDSWKPSASGATLPLINPSTGAEICQIARGGEEDIDAAVKAAETALDGEWGSMSALERGRILTRLGQLVLDCVEELATLEAMDVGKPLTQARADAVALARYCEFYGGAADKVHGETIPYLDGYTVYTLREPHGVTGHIVPWNYPMQIIGRSVGAALAMGNACVLKPAEEACLTALTFAQLARDAGLPDGALNVVPGLGAEAGAALTAHPGVHHISFTGSVATGALVQQAAGKNVVPVTLELGGKSPQLVFDDADLDAALPFLVNAGIQNAGQTCSASSRILVQRGVYENVKARMSAAYRDLTVGPAADDLRLGPLISTRQKEIVEGFLAKGADLTVAAQGQIVEGAPDAGAYVRPTLFADVPPAHALARDEIFGPVQVLIPFDTEEEAVEIANSTEYGLVASVWSSDGARQMRLAKKLRAGQVFLNNYGAGGGVELPFGGVGKSGHGREKGFEALYGFSQLKTVAAYHG; translated from the coding sequence ATGACCGAAAAAACTTCAGCCCGCTTCGATCCCAGCCTTTGCCTTATTGGTGACAGCTGGAAACCAAGTGCAAGCGGCGCCACTCTGCCCTTGATCAACCCATCGACCGGCGCTGAGATCTGCCAGATCGCACGGGGCGGCGAGGAGGACATCGATGCGGCGGTCAAGGCGGCCGAGACTGCTCTAGATGGTGAGTGGGGCAGCATGAGTGCTCTTGAGAGGGGCCGTATCCTGACCCGTCTTGGTCAGCTGGTGCTCGATTGCGTAGAAGAGCTCGCAACGCTGGAAGCGATGGATGTTGGCAAGCCGCTGACACAAGCTCGCGCCGATGCCGTGGCGCTGGCGCGTTACTGTGAATTCTACGGTGGCGCGGCGGACAAGGTGCACGGGGAAACGATCCCCTACCTTGATGGCTACACGGTCTACACTCTGCGCGAACCGCACGGTGTAACGGGACATATCGTGCCCTGGAACTATCCGATGCAGATCATTGGCCGCTCGGTTGGGGCAGCGCTGGCCATGGGCAACGCCTGTGTTTTGAAGCCTGCCGAAGAGGCCTGCCTCACGGCACTGACCTTTGCCCAGCTTGCGCGGGATGCGGGCCTGCCGGATGGCGCGCTGAACGTGGTGCCGGGCCTTGGCGCCGAGGCGGGTGCGGCTCTGACCGCGCATCCGGGAGTCCATCACATCTCTTTCACCGGCTCGGTTGCCACTGGCGCGCTGGTGCAGCAGGCTGCGGGTAAGAACGTGGTGCCAGTGACGCTCGAGCTGGGCGGCAAATCACCACAGCTGGTGTTTGATGATGCCGATCTGGACGCGGCACTGCCGTTCCTCGTCAATGCAGGCATCCAGAACGCAGGCCAGACCTGTTCTGCCTCCTCACGCATTCTGGTCCAGCGCGGGGTGTATGAGAACGTGAAGGCGCGAATGTCCGCCGCCTACCGGGATCTGACAGTGGGGCCGGCCGCAGACGACCTACGACTTGGTCCGTTGATCTCCACCCGTCAGAAAGAGATCGTCGAGGGCTTCCTTGCCAAGGGCGCGGATCTCACCGTCGCAGCGCAAGGCCAGATCGTGGAAGGCGCGCCGGATGCCGGCGCCTATGTGCGGCCCACGCTGTTCGCCGATGTGCCACCTGCCCATGCGCTGGCACGCGATGAGATCTTTGGCCCGGTGCAGGTGCTGATCCCCTTCGACACCGAAGAAGAGGCCGTCGAAATCGCAAACTCCACCGAATACGGGCTGGTCGCCAGCGTCTGGAGTAGCGATGGCGCACGCCAGATGCGGCTGGCCAAAAAGCTGCGCGCCGGGCAGGTCTTCCTCAACAACTATGGTGCAGGTGGCGGTGTCGAACTGCCGTTTGGCGGGGTCGGCAAATCCGGCCATGGCCGCGAAAAAGGCTTCGAGGCTCTTTATGGGTTTTCCCAGCTTAAGACCGTTGCGGCCTATCACGGCTGA
- a CDS encoding ABC transporter permease produces MSRNLLLGAILSSLVILAALVSYIWTPFDHTAMNIPEKLQRPGAVHWLGTDHFGRDIFSMIMVGARTSLAVALVAVGIGMAIGIPLGLTAAARKGSWLDELIMRGNDLVFAFPSLVIAILITAILGPGAINAIIAIGIFNIPVFARVTRGAALPLWQREFILAAQVAGKGAARISAEHILPNVANLLIVQGTIQFSLGILAEAGLSYVGLGAQPPTPSWGRMLADAQTMVSLAPHLAIIPGSAIVLTVLGLNLMGDGLRDWLDPKLREART; encoded by the coding sequence GTGAGCCGCAATCTGCTTCTTGGCGCTATCCTGTCCTCGCTGGTGATCCTGGCGGCGCTGGTCTCCTACATCTGGACGCCCTTTGACCACACCGCGATGAACATTCCCGAGAAACTGCAACGTCCCGGCGCCGTGCATTGGCTGGGTACGGATCATTTCGGGCGCGATATCTTCTCCATGATCATGGTTGGCGCGCGCACCTCATTGGCGGTTGCACTTGTCGCCGTGGGCATCGGCATGGCCATCGGCATCCCGCTGGGCCTGACCGCCGCCGCCCGCAAAGGATCCTGGCTCGATGAGCTGATCATGCGCGGCAACGATCTGGTCTTTGCCTTCCCGTCACTGGTGATCGCAATCCTGATCACCGCCATCCTTGGCCCCGGTGCCATCAATGCGATCATCGCCATCGGCATTTTCAACATCCCGGTTTTTGCCCGTGTCACCCGTGGTGCCGCCCTGCCCCTGTGGCAGCGGGAGTTCATTCTGGCGGCGCAGGTGGCTGGCAAGGGCGCGGCGCGCATCTCGGCAGAGCATATCCTGCCCAATGTGGCGAATCTGTTGATTGTGCAGGGCACCATCCAGTTCAGCCTCGGCATTCTGGCTGAAGCCGGTCTCAGCTACGTGGGACTTGGCGCGCAGCCTCCTACGCCCAGCTGGGGGCGGATGCTGGCGGATGCGCAGACCATGGTGAGCCTCGCGCCACATCTGGCGATCATTCCCGGCTCTGCCATCGTGCTGACCGTGCTTGGCCTCAACCTGATGGGAGATGGGCTGCGCGACTGGCTTGATCCCAAGCTGCGGGAGGCCCGCACATGA
- a CDS encoding ABC transporter ATP-binding protein, which produces MSLLEINNLTLSIGNHSILKGVSLSVAPGEIVAVTGESGSGKSMTAFSVMQLLPERTATTGQILLEGTDLLNQSEAQMCALRGQSIGMVFQEPMTALNPVKTIGDQVMETILIHNAMTRPEAEARAAEMLARVGLPADRFPLSRFPHELSGGQRQRVVIAMAIALRPKLLIADEPTTALDVTTQAQILDLLKDLVQEFGMGLLIITHDLAVVADLADRIVVMRHGEVVETGATDWLLRNMSHPYTKMLFAASAHEVTLPEVPAVEPLLEVKGAVRDYKLPRTSLFGAQDHYRAVNDVSFTLNRGERLGLVGESGCGKSTLTRAILGLEPLQGGQILLDGEVVTADRTPDQRRKMQVVFQDPYGSFNPRHRVERLITEPFYSLPDSPSGRARSDLIAETLTAVGLTPDDAQKYIHQFSGGQRQRIAIARALITRPELILFDEAVSALDVSVRAQILDLLVELCEAYSLTYLFISHDLSVVRTITDRCLVMQKGQIVEEGVTEDVLATPQHAYTQSLIAAAPVLPDLNPGAA; this is translated from the coding sequence ATGAGCCTTCTTGAGATCAACAACCTCACCCTCTCCATCGGGAACCATTCGATCCTGAAAGGCGTCTCCCTTTCGGTCGCGCCCGGAGAAATCGTCGCTGTCACCGGCGAAAGCGGATCGGGCAAGTCTATGACCGCCTTTTCGGTGATGCAGCTCTTACCGGAGCGCACCGCAACAACAGGTCAAATCCTGCTCGAAGGCACTGACCTGCTGAACCAGTCAGAGGCGCAGATGTGCGCCCTGCGCGGCCAGTCCATCGGCATGGTGTTTCAAGAACCGATGACCGCACTCAACCCGGTCAAGACAATCGGCGATCAGGTGATGGAGACCATCCTGATCCACAACGCCATGACAAGGCCCGAGGCCGAAGCCCGCGCTGCAGAAATGCTGGCCCGTGTGGGATTGCCAGCCGACCGCTTCCCGCTTAGCCGCTTTCCACATGAATTGTCGGGTGGCCAGCGTCAGCGCGTGGTGATCGCCATGGCCATCGCCCTGCGCCCCAAGCTGTTGATCGCGGATGAGCCAACCACCGCGCTGGATGTGACCACACAGGCGCAAATTCTGGATCTGCTAAAGGATCTGGTGCAGGAATTCGGCATGGGTCTTTTGATCATCACCCACGATCTGGCGGTGGTGGCCGATCTCGCGGACCGGATCGTCGTCATGCGCCATGGCGAAGTGGTAGAGACTGGTGCCACGGACTGGCTGCTCAGAAACATGAGCCACCCCTATACAAAAATGCTCTTTGCCGCCTCCGCCCATGAGGTCACCCTGCCCGAGGTTCCGGCGGTCGAACCGCTGCTTGAGGTCAAAGGTGCGGTGCGTGACTATAAGCTCCCGCGCACCTCGCTCTTTGGCGCGCAGGACCACTATCGCGCGGTGAATGACGTATCCTTCACCCTGAACCGCGGCGAACGGCTGGGTCTGGTCGGCGAGTCGGGATGCGGAAAGTCGACCCTGACGCGGGCCATTCTGGGGCTGGAGCCGCTCCAGGGCGGGCAGATCCTGCTGGATGGAGAGGTGGTCACAGCCGATCGTACCCCGGATCAACGCCGCAAGATGCAGGTGGTGTTTCAGGATCCCTATGGCAGCTTCAACCCGCGCCACAGGGTCGAACGGCTGATCACCGAGCCGTTCTACAGCCTGCCCGACTCACCCAGCGGTCGCGCCCGTTCGGATCTGATTGCCGAAACCCTGACCGCCGTGGGGCTGACCCCGGATGACGCCCAAAAATATATCCACCAGTTCTCGGGCGGGCAGCGCCAGCGCATCGCCATCGCCCGCGCCCTGATCACACGGCCCGAACTGATCCTGTTTGACGAGGCGGTCTCGGCACTGGATGTTTCTGTGCGGGCGCAGATCCTCGATCTGCTGGTCGAACTGTGCGAGGCCTATTCACTCACCTACCTCTTCATCAGCCACGATCTGTCCGTTGTGCGCACCATCACCGACCGCTGCCTTGTCATGCAAAAGGGGCAGATCGTCGAAGAAGGCGTCACCGAAGACGTTCTTGCAACGCCGCAGCACGCCTACACCCAATCCCTGATCGCAGCGGCACCTGTGCTGCCCGACCTCAACCCGGGGGCTGCATGA